Proteins from one Anastrepha obliqua isolate idAnaObli1 chromosome 2, idAnaObli1_1.0, whole genome shotgun sequence genomic window:
- the LOC129236981 gene encoding putative nuclease HARBI1 has protein sequence MGRSTVSKILSEMINALENVLCPKWIKLKMSEEDSRKSKLHFVEKFGIPGVIGCIDGTHVALIKPFENEHLFFNRKGFFSINAMIICDFDMIIRAVDATRPGASHDAFVFSMSSAKHYYLSQYEAGDRGSWLLGDSGFGIEPFLLTPYRNPGPRSAEHRFNQQHAKARNIVERVIGVLKSRFRCLKTTLPYTPQKVVKIINVCCALHNICRSNQIDDIETETVLENNPIDEEIAENEENSSLYSVGRNIRDSIARNLIL, from the exons ATGGGTAGAAGCACAGTCTCAAAAATATTATCCGAAATGATCAAtgctttggaaaatgttctgtgTCCTAAGTGGATTAAGCTGAAAATGTCTGAAGAGGATTCTAGAAAATCAAAACttcattttgtagaaaaattcggTATTCCAGGAGTAATAGGGTGTATTGATGGAACACATGTGGCTCTgattaaaccttttgagaacgagcatctattttttaaccgaaaaggattttttagcataaacgcaatgatt ATTTGTGATTTTGATATGATAATAAGAGCAGTAGATGCAACTCGGCCTGGTGCAAGCCATGACGCTTTCGTATTTAGTATGAGCAGTGCAAAACACTATTACCTATCGCAGTATGAAGCTGGTGACCGAGGGTCTTGGCTACTGGGAGATTCTGGTTTTGGTATAGAGCCATTTCTACTGACTCCATATAGAAACCCAGGCCCAAGATCGGCAGAACACAGATTTAACCAGCAGCATGCAAAAGCACGTAACATCGTTGAGCGTGTTATAGGAGTATTAAAAAGTCGGTTTCGTTGTTTGAAAACTACCCTGCCATATACGCCGCAAAAGGTAGTGAAGATAATAAATGTTTGTTGCGCACTACATAACATATGTAGGAGTAATCAAATAGATGACATTGAAACAGAAACCGTATTAGAAAACAATCCAATTGATgaggaaattgctgaaaatgagGAAAACAGTAGTTTATATAGTGTTGGCAGAAATATAAGAGACTCTATtgctagaaatttaatattatga